One Diospyros lotus cultivar Yz01 chromosome 1, ASM1463336v1, whole genome shotgun sequence genomic window carries:
- the LOC127796377 gene encoding origin of replication complex subunit 2: MEMEANNVDDEEFAFSRNYFLAKESAATSGKKSTSKLSDIDLVDEQALRDATSNIEIKHEKEIVSLVESYRSLYSKWAFELRCGFGLLMYGFGSKKALIEDFASTALTEYGVVVINGYLPSINLKQVVIALAEILWDQLKTQQRSSGNLSKVQQPFNSRSMDDLIAFLDGEHGEQLEDDECLICVVIHNIDGPGLRDSDTQKYLARIAACSHVRVVASIDHVNAPLLWDKKMVHTQFNWYWHHVPTYAPYRVEGIFYPLILAHGGGAQSVKTASIVLQSLTPNAQSVFKVLAENQLAHPDEEGMPINTLYTICRERFLVSSQVTLNSHLTEFKDHDLVKSRRHSDGQDCLYIPLNTEVLEKLVLEISQ, translated from the exons ATGGAGATGGAGGCCAACAATGTTGACGATGAAGAGTTCGCCTTCTCAAGAAACTATTttcttgcaaaagagtcggcGGCTACCTCCGGAAAGAAATCGACCAGCAAGCTCTCCGACATCGATCTCGTCGACGAACAGGCCCTGAGAGACGCCACTTCTAACATCGAGATCAAACACGAGAAAGAAATTGTCTCTTTGGTCGAAAGCTACAGGAGTCTGTATTCCAAGTGGGCTTTTGAGCTAAG GTGCGGTTTTGGTCTGTTGATGTATGGATTTGGATCTAAGAAGGCCTTGATTGAAGATTTTGCTTCCACGGCTTTGACAGAGTACGGTGTTGTTGTAATCAATGGTTATCTTCCGTCAATTAATCTTAAACAG GTTGTGATAGCCTTGGCCGAAATTCTGTGGGATCAATTGAAAACCCAGCAAAGATCTTCCGGGAACTTGTCAAAAGTTCAACAGCCGTTTAATTCTCGTTCCATGGACGATCTTATTGCATTCTTGGACGGAGAACATGGAGAACAACTGGAGGATGATGAATGTCTCATTTGTGTTGTCATTCACAACATTGATGGGCCTGGGTTGCGAGATTCGGACACGCAGAAGTATCTTGCAAGAATTGCTGCTTGTTCCCATGTACGTGTTGTTGCTTCTATTGATCATGTGAATGCACCTCTAT TGTGGGACAAGAAGATGGTTCACACACAGTTCAACTGGTATTGGCATCATGTCCCGACATATGCTCCATACAGGGTTGAAGGAATCTTCTACCCTTTGATACTTGCACATGGCGGCGGCGCCCAAAGCGTCAAGACAGCTTCAATAGTTCTACAGAGTTTGACACCGAATGCCCAAAGCGTGTTCAAGGTTCTTGCGGAGAATCAACTGGCTCATCCCGATGAAGAAG ggATGCCAATCAATACTTTGTACACAATCTGTCGTGAGAGGTTCCTGGTTAGTAGCCAGGTTACGTTGAATTCACATTTGACAGAATTCAAAGATCATGACTTAGTGAAGAGCAGAAGGCATTCTGATGGGCAGGATTGCTTGTATATTCCTCT
- the LOC127811985 gene encoding uncharacterized protein LOC127811985 isoform X1, which produces MQVFTFDNGDILPRLSLEAQSRRNCNRSLFRPSPPCCGLPISAISHLDGLPRTSFACDQLPQYRFRLTIRKLDGCSFQIEVEKTATVAGLKEAVEAVFGHMPRNGPGKISWSHVWGHFCLCYDGWKLLADSEPIKNYGITDGDQLHFDRHVSIRYNLVKRRSKANKLLALEQSVILNIYVEKLQSPEMDGDSDDQEKSLDQHYEDKDTTSYELKLAQLFGGWFSYNSSLGGSGRADGYSFPSPLADGFLVGFISLLRLYSDKKKLDSQRDPLEEV; this is translated from the exons ATGCAGGTGTTCACCTTCGACAACGGCGACATTCTCCCCCGCCTCTCCCTCGAAGCTCAGAGCCGCCGCAACTGCAACCGCAGCCTCTTCCGCCCCTCTCCGCCGTGCTGCGGACTCCCAATCTCCGCTATTTCGCACCTTGATGGCCTCCCCAGAACGAGCTTCGCCTGCGACCAGCTCCCTCAGTATCGATTCCGTCTCACCATTCGCAAACTCGATGGTTGCTCCTTcc AGATTGAGGTCGAGAAGACGGCCACGGTGGCCGGGCTGAAGGAGGCGGTGGAGGCCGTCTTCGGTCACATGCCTAGGAATGGACCTGGAAAGATTTCATG GTCACACGTGTGGGGACATTTTTGCCTGTGCTACGACGGTTGGAAGCTACTTGCTGATAGTGAACCTATCAAGAATTACGGGATCACCGATGGAGATCAG CTTCATTTTGATCGTCATGTATCCATCAGATACAATCTAGTAAAGAGGAGATCAAAAGCTAATAAGTTGCTTGCCTTGGAACAATCCGTGAT ACTGAATATCTATGTGGAGAAGCTACAGAGCCCCGAAATGGATGGCGACTCTGATGATCAAGAGAAATCGCTGGACCAGCATTACGAGGACAAAGACACGACAAGCTATGAACTGAAGCTGGCTCAGTTGTTCGGAGGATGGTTCTCATATAACAGCAGCCTGGGAGGTTCCGGGAGAGCTGATGGCTATTCTTTCCCTTCACCATTGGCAGATGGTTTCCTGGTGGGTTTCATAAGCCTTTTAAGGCTTTATAGTGATAAGAAGAAACTTGATTCTCAAAGAGATCCGCTGGAAGAGGTGTAG
- the LOC127811985 gene encoding uncharacterized protein LOC127811985 isoform X2, translating to MQVFTFDNGDILPRLSLEAQSRRNCNRSLFRPSPPCCGLPISAISHLDGLPRTSFACDQLPQYRFRLTIRKLDEIEVEKTATVAGLKEAVEAVFGHMPRNGPGKISWSHVWGHFCLCYDGWKLLADSEPIKNYGITDGDQLHFDRHVSIRYNLVKRRSKANKLLALEQSVILNIYVEKLQSPEMDGDSDDQEKSLDQHYEDKDTTSYELKLAQLFGGWFSYNSSLGGSGRADGYSFPSPLADGFLVGFISLLRLYSDKKKLDSQRDPLEEV from the exons ATGCAGGTGTTCACCTTCGACAACGGCGACATTCTCCCCCGCCTCTCCCTCGAAGCTCAGAGCCGCCGCAACTGCAACCGCAGCCTCTTCCGCCCCTCTCCGCCGTGCTGCGGACTCCCAATCTCCGCTATTTCGCACCTTGATGGCCTCCCCAGAACGAGCTTCGCCTGCGACCAGCTCCCTCAGTATCGATTCCGTCTCACCATTCGCAAACTCGATG AGATTGAGGTCGAGAAGACGGCCACGGTGGCCGGGCTGAAGGAGGCGGTGGAGGCCGTCTTCGGTCACATGCCTAGGAATGGACCTGGAAAGATTTCATG GTCACACGTGTGGGGACATTTTTGCCTGTGCTACGACGGTTGGAAGCTACTTGCTGATAGTGAACCTATCAAGAATTACGGGATCACCGATGGAGATCAG CTTCATTTTGATCGTCATGTATCCATCAGATACAATCTAGTAAAGAGGAGATCAAAAGCTAATAAGTTGCTTGCCTTGGAACAATCCGTGAT ACTGAATATCTATGTGGAGAAGCTACAGAGCCCCGAAATGGATGGCGACTCTGATGATCAAGAGAAATCGCTGGACCAGCATTACGAGGACAAAGACACGACAAGCTATGAACTGAAGCTGGCTCAGTTGTTCGGAGGATGGTTCTCATATAACAGCAGCCTGGGAGGTTCCGGGAGAGCTGATGGCTATTCTTTCCCTTCACCATTGGCAGATGGTTTCCTGGTGGGTTTCATAAGCCTTTTAAGGCTTTATAGTGATAAGAAGAAACTTGATTCTCAAAGAGATCCGCTGGAAGAGGTGTAG
- the LOC127787306 gene encoding uncharacterized protein LOC127787306, translating to MAMSAALRANLSAPYSHRRSMLCSLWLNGKQKRLAFVTGTQRNIHRLWIINVLDNWQDSINDNGAAEPARVLLERLFAQTQKLEEMGRDSSVFQDSQLGLNLGTLEADLQAALAALKKKEEDLQDAERKVLLEHAELNRAKEDLLHQKEEIAAACSNHEKLEEELKLANLKLASQATQIEDLKFQITERDKEISAAQSALAFKEDEMSKMKNELMKKGEQAASTELELKSKAHLLDQTNEIVKKQELELQQLQKLIQEKEDELEVSTTLRKLEGEKLKVAEANLEKQTTEWILAQEELKKLAEEASKHAGEANETLEDFRRVKKLLTDVRSELFSTQKALASSRLKMENQDLLLQKQFIELEEQKKNIMSYMNSLKGAQIEVESEKVKLRAAEAQKKELERELSMERELIERLQEELNKERSSLEQTIQEKSFLQEELDRESTKVGDMDNLLQVKESELVEARLQIQRLVSEQASLQLILEEKDMELLNAKKKLEELNDEIAELRALMKKGEDQLMQATIMLKEKDEHVQKMQHELDDTKLKFSEAETVVQEIVELTNKLVTYVKDDYEGLHLYSVMENKLSSQFLKEPIGDFKWQKKQLEAELEFTRESLRTKEMEVLAVQKQLILKDEELKMVLGRLDSREKELKKMKEEMMQDANDLRKLYSLAQARIGEISIDDLAIEKLQLEAVQLEVEAATSALHKLAEMSRELLHKASTSVELQADSDIEVLVHNGSDPGASAVNHGCLTEFRTEVARLSALTDQLVKDAGIVAGEN from the coding sequence TTATGCTCTCTCTGGTTAAATGGGAAGCAGAAGAGATTAGCTTTTGTGACAGGTACCCAAAGAAACATTCATCGATTGTGGATTATTAATGTGTTGGACAACTGGCAAGATAGTATCAATGACAATGGGGCAGCTGAACCTGCTAGGGTTCTTCTTGAGAGATTGTTTGCCCAGACACAGAAACTTGAAGAAATGGGTAGAGATTCTAGTGTTTTTCAGGATTCTCAGCTGGGGCTTAATCTTGGAACCTTGGAAGCAGATCTTCAAGCTGCGTTGGCTGCcctgaagaagaaggaagaagatctGCAAGATGCAGAAAGGAAGGTGTTATTGGAGCATGCTGAGCTAAATCGTGCTAAAGAAGATTTGTTGCATCAGAAGGAAGAAATAGCAGCTGCTTGTTCTAATCATGAAAAGCTAGAAGAGGAGCTGAAGCTGGCTAATCTTAAATTAGCTTCTCAAGCCACTCAAATAGAAGATCTGAAGTTTCAAATCACTGAGAGGGATAAAGAAATTTCTGCTGCACAATCTGCACTAGCTTTCAAAGAAGATGAAATgagtaaaatgaaaaatgaattgatGAAGAAGGGAGAGCAAGCTGCCAGTACTGAATTGGAACTTAAATCAAAGGCTCATTTACTGGATCAAACCAATGAAATTGTGAAGAAACAAGAACTTGAGCTTCAACAACTTCAAAAACTGATTCAAGAGAAAGAGGACGAACTAGAGGTCTCGACAACATTGCGGAAACTTGAAGGGGAGAAGCTAAAAGTTGCAGAGGCCAATTTGGAGAAGCAGACAACTGAGTGGATTTTAGCACAAGAAGAACTGAAGAAACTGGCAGAGGAAGCATCTAAGCATGCTGGGGAAGCTAATGAAACATTGGAGGATTTTAGGAGGGTGAAGAAACTTCTAACTGATGTCAGGTCTGAATTATTTTCAACTCAGAAAGCTCTCGCTTCTTCTAGACTGAAGATGGAAAATCAGGATCTGCTGCTACAAAAGCAATTCATAGAACtggaagaacaaaagaaaaatataatgtctTACATGAATAGTTTGAAAGGTGCCCAGATCGAAGTAGAGAGTGAAAAAGTGAAGCTTAGGGCTGCAGAGGCTCAGAAGAAGGAGCTTGAACGGGAGCTATCCATGGAAAGGGAACTTATTGAACGATTGCAGGAGGAGCTAAATAAAGAGAGATCATCTTTGGAACAGACAATTCAAGAGAAGTCTTTTCTGCAGGAGGAGCTAGACCGAGAAAGTACTAAAGTTGGAGACATGGATAATCTTCTTCAGGTTAAGGAGTCAGAATTGGTGGAAGCTCGATTACAGATCCAGCGCTTAGTGTCCGAGCAGGCTTCTCTCCAGCTAATTTTGGAGGAGAAAGACATGGAACTTTTAAATGCAAAGAAGAAACTAGAGGAACTAAATGATGAGATTGCTGAGCTTAGGGCTCTTATGAAAAAGGGGGAAGACCAGCTTATGCAAGCAACAATCATGCTGAAGGAGAAAGATGAACATGTCCAGAAAATGCAACATGAGCTAGATGATACAAAGCTGAAATTCTCTGAAGCAGAAACTGTGGTTCAAGAGATTGTGGAGCTCACTAACAAATTGGTTACTTACGTGAAAGATGACTATGAAGGATTACATCTATATTCTGTCATGGAGAACAAGTTGTCAAGCCAATTTTTAAAGGAACCTATTGGTGATTTTAAATGGCAAAAGAAACAGCTTGAAGCTGAACTTGAGTTTACCAGGGAGAGCTTGAGAACAAAGGAGATGGAAGTTCTTGCTGTACAGAAGCAGCTAATACTAAAAGATGAAGAGCTCAAAATGGTCCTTGGAAGATTAGATTCACGAGAGAAAGAactaaagaagatgaaggaagaaATGATGCAAGATGCCAATGACCTGCGGAAGCTTTATTCTTTAGCACAGGCAAGGATTGGGGAGATTAGCATTGATGACCTAGCAATTGAGAAGCTCCAACTGGAGGCGGTTCAACTAGAAGTTGAAGCCGCAACTAGTGCACTCCATAAACTCGCTGAGATGAGTCGAGAACTTCTGCATAAAGCCAGCACGAGTGTTGAACTTCAAGCTGATTCTGATATTGAAGTCTTGGTGCATAATGGGTCTGATCCAGGGGCAAGTGCAGTCAACCATGGATGCCTGACTGAATTCAGAACAGAGGTTGCCCGGCTTTCGGCTTTGACAGACCAACTTGTGAAAGATGCTGGCATTGTTGCTGGTGAGAACTGA